AGGAAGGGATGCTGCTGCAAATAATAAACTGTCTTTATCTTTCTGATATTTTACTAACCGCTGGCGCCAGTCTACATAATAACAATTCCCCCACCAGTCGATAAATAATACCCTGGGGACATGGGCGCTGCCCAGCCGGCCAAGGTCTTTTACCTCATTCGCAGCGGGATTGTATACCAGGAAATGTACCTGCGGATAAGAGATACCGTATATCTTTCCTGATTGCGGATCAATATCAATATCCTTGATGCTTTCGTATGGCAAACCGATACCAAGATTGACAAGCGTTTTCGTTTGCGGATGCCATTTCATGAAGTAACCGCCGTTATATCCGGCGGGGTGGTTCATCAGGTATTCTTCGCGGGATTCGCCGCCGTCAGTAGAAAAGTACATGTAACCGTCGGCGCCTTCAGTAATTTTGGAGTGGATCTTACCCTGCCACTGAAAAGGACGCAGGTGTGCAAGATCCGCTATCAGACCATTGTTGGTCATTTTACCGGTAGCCACATCGTAATCAAACAAAGCAACTTTATCAATATGGTTGGTCACCCCTGCTACCACTTTATTGTACTTACTGCTATATCCAATGTCATCCCAGGTAGAGTGACCTTCCGGGAAACCAGTGTAATCAATAAACGTAATATTAGCATCGGTTATCTTCCCCTGAGCCAGCGCAGCTACTGTTATTAAACAGCAGCTGGCCAGACAGACAGGAAAAAGTTTAAGAAAATTGATTCCCATATAGTTTTTTTTCTGATAAAGATGTTCACCGTCACACGCTACTATTCAGCGATGCATTGTCTTATTAATAACCGTCATTTTGTTTAATAACGGCCGCACCACTGGTAGACACAACGATGGCCGGGATGGGATACAGTAATTGAAATTTCTGAATTGGTTTTGAAATACCTACTGATGATGAACCTGCGCCCTGTGATACTTTGGCGTTCATCACTTCCATACCGCGGTCTGTTCTGAGCAAATCAAACCAACGGTGTCCTTCAAAAGGAGACTCCAGTCTTTCTTCGTTGTAAACAGCTGCTTTGAATGTGGTATAATTGAGGCCGCTCAAATCTCCTAATCCAGCTCTTTCCCTTACCAGGTTGATGCATCTGTAGGCTTCATTACCGGGTGCTTTGTCTGCTTCATTCAGAGCTTCTGCATACATCAGCAGAATATCTGCGTAGCGCAATACATACCAGTCAGCACCGGAATCCTGGTAGCCACCGCCTGTTTCGCGGTCCACATAACCCCTGATATATTTTGCCGCTACAAAGGCACCGTCCTTTGTATAACCATCGGCAATATTATTTCTGCGTACATCGCCGGTCGTATAGGCGTTGGCGATATCTTCGGTTGGCTGATTAAAACCGTAGGCACCACCGGAAGGAATCGTAATTCCTTCAGAACCTGTTGGTGCAAAGTGGTTGGGGAAATTTGAACCCAGACCTGACGTTCCGGTTTTAAACTGCACCTGCCAGATCGCTTCTTTATTACCTTGCTGACCAGCTTTAAACAGATCTGCATATACCGGCAACAAGCTAAATGTCTTTGCATCTACTACTTTCTTAAATTCAGCTACAGCTGCCGGGTAGTTTTTCTGTGTGAGGTACACAATGCCCAGCAGGCTCTGAGCTGCGCCCAGGGTTGCCTTACCGATAGTGGCATCATCATATGAAGGTGGCAGTGCGGCCGCGGCCTCTGTCAGGTCCTTTATAATTTGTGTGTACACGTCAGCAACCGGCGTGCGACCAATTTTATAGCTGCCATCAATATCAGTGATGGGTGATGTAACCAGCGGCACATCGCCGAACAGGCGAACGAGATTGAAGTAAGCCAATGCCCTCAGTACTTTTGACTCGCTGGCATATTGTTGCTTGAACTGGTCGTCAATAGCGGAAGCATCAATACGGCTGATGATATTGTTAACCCTGCTGATCAGTATATAACTGTTTTGCCAGAATGCGGTCAGATGCTCATTGTCCGGCACTTCCAGGAATTCGTCGATATTCCTTTTCGCGTCGTTTCCGTCGCCACCTGCAGTTAGTTCCGTTGTATTATCAGCTCTAAGGTCTACAAGCAGACAGTAATAGCTGTTCCCATGATATACCTGCGAAAAAGCCGAATATGCTCCTACAACCGCCTGGCGAAAATCCGCTTCCGTTTTATAGAAATTATCTTCGCTTACTTGCGAAACCGGGTTGGATTCAAGAAATTTCTTGCAGGAAGAAAAGCATGAGCCAATCAAGACGATAACCATTATTGCCATCAGGTTCCTGTAACTCATAATTTTTATTTTAAAGATGATCGATGATTGTTTATTGTATCTCATTTAGAAACCGACATTAAGGCCAAAAGCAATGGTACGGGCAACCGGATAGGTGCCGTAATCTATTCCGGGTGTGAGTGCAGAAGATATCCAGGGATCGCCTTCTGTTGTATTTACTTCCGGATTGTAACCACTATACCTGGTAAAAGTCCATAGGTTTTGAACGTTCAGGAACACCCTGGCACTTTTAACGAAAGTACCGGACAACACTTTATTAAACCGGTAGCCGAATGTGACGTTCTTGATCCTTAAGAAAGAAGCATCTTCTATCAGCCAGGAAGAAATTGTACGGTTATTGGCAGAGAGACCCGGTTGAAAGGTTTTTCCATCACCGGGTTGCTCAGGTGATTTCCAGTAGTCCTTAAATTCAGCCCCAACCTGGTAGTAGTTGCTACGTTTCATCAGGTTAATCACATCTGCACCTTGCACGCCTTGCAATAAAATGCCAAGATCAAAATTCCGGTAAGTAAGACTGTTGTTGATACCGTAGGTAACTTTAGGAATGTTGTTACCGATGATGGTTTTATCCTGGTCATTAATCACACCATCGTTGTTGAGATCACGGAACTTTGCATCGCCTGCATAAGTACCCGGAAGATGCGCTGATTTATCAATTTCACTTTGTGTTTGAAAAATGCCATCAAAAATATAACCGTAATAACTACCCAGTGTGCTTCCTACCTGGGTAATATGGGTCAGGGAGTTTTCCTGTGCCCGGTTAGCCACAATGATCGGCGTACTGTTCGGCCCCAGGGATTCTACGTTATTGCTGTTAAAAGATACGTTGATATTGGTGGTCCAGGTAAATTGCTGCTTGGCAATATTCCTTGTTTCCAGACCTATCTCCAGACCTTTGTTACGGAGTGCGCCCAGGTTCCTCAGATAGGTTTCAAAACCCGTCATCAGTGGCACCGGTACATTGAGCAGCAGGTTAGAGGTCAGTTTATTGTAGTAATCCACGGTCAGGTTGATCCTGTTTTCAAACAGTCCCAGATCGAGTCCCAGATCAAACTCCTTCGCTTGTTCCCAGCCCAGGTCCGGATTACCGAGGTTGCTCACGGCCAGGCCGTTTGCCACATTACCATCGCCTACGCCGAGGATATAGTTATAGGAATTGATCAAACCGATGGCGGCATAATCAGGAATCTGGTTGTTACCAATAAGGCCATAACTGGCTCTGATCTTCAATTCGCTCACAGCTTTCAGGGGCCTCATAAATTCTTCCTGACCAATGCGCCAGCCTAATGAAGCGGAAGGAAATGCACCCCATTTGTTGTTGGCACCGAACCTGGAGGAACCGTCCCTTCTGAAGGTAGCTGTTACCAGGTATTTCTGATCATAGTTATAGTTAACCCTTCCTAACAGTGACAGCAGCGTCCATTGCGATTTTAAAGAACTACCGCCCGTTACGATACCCGCATTCAAAGTAGGTACCAGATCGTTCGGAAAGGAATTGGCATTCACTGCGGTTGAATTGAAAGTGGATTTCTGTTCTGTCACGCCCGCCAGTACATTCAGGTTGTGCTTACCGAAAGTATTGTTGTAGGTTAACGTATTCTCGTTGATCCAGCTGACATTGGTAGCAGAATAGGAACGTCCTGCTGACGGGTTTACCGTAATGTAAGAAGGAGAAAACCTGTTGTTGTTGAAAATATTTACATCTGTGTTGATACTGGTTTTAAATGTCAGGTTTTTAGCAACATCAACTTCGGCAAAAATACTTCCCACGGTACTAAACTGGTTCATGGTATTCTGTATCCCTTTTCCAAATGCCAGTGGGTTGTTGTAGTTGATGGCCTGTGTAGTACCGTCATCAAAATGCAGCGTATAGGCGGTAGCGTAGCTGCCATCTGCATTATGTGTCGGATACAGGGAAGGTGTTGATAACACCGTTGTAGCAATCGCGCCATAATCAGCGATACCGCCTGCGATAGCAATATTATTACTGGTATAGGAAGGCGCCAGGCGCAGGCCAACACGTACCCTGTTGGATACTTTGGCATCTATATTACTTCTGAAAGCATATTTCTTATAACCGGAGTTAATAATAATACCATCCTGGTTCTGGTAGTTACCTGAAATATAATATTTAAGATTTTCTGTACCGCCGGAAGAAGACAGCTGGTAGTTTTGCGTAAGTGCTTTTCTGAAAAGCAGGTCGGACCAGTTGGTGGTAGGCAGTGATCCGGGATTCTTAAATTCTTCTGCGATCTTATAGGCCGGACTGTTCCTGACACTATTAGGATCATTGGCATTACCGCCTGCGTGTACCCAGTCCATATTCCGCGCATCAATCTGCCGCTGGGAATATTCTTCGTTTGTCATGACAGGTACTTTCTTGGCGATGTCCTGCCAGCCAACACTTGCGCTGAAATTTATCTGCGATTTACCGGCAACACCTTGTTTGGTGGTAATCAGTACTACGCCGTTAGAGCCTCTGGAGCCGTAGATGGCAGTAGCAGCAGCATCTTTCAGGATGTCTATTGATTGTATATCGCCGGGGTTTATGGCTGCCAGCGGGTTTACCGGCGACTGGTCACCGATATCACCTCCCTGTGCAGCTGCTGTATTCACGGAATTATCCAGTGGTACACCGTCTACAACATACAAGGGGGAATTACCGGCAGTGATGGAACCGGTACCTCTTATTTTTAAAGAGATACCACCGCCGGGTGCCGCAGATGTTTGTTGCACCTGCACACCGGCCACCTGACCGGTCAGTGCTTCACTGAAAGACAGTACAGCCCTGTCCTGCAATTGTTTTGCACCAACAGAAACGACCGAGCCGGTAATATCTTTTTTCGTTTGTGTGCCGTAACCCACTACCACTACCGTGTTCAGCGCGGAGCTGCCTTTTTCCAGTGCGGTATTAATGGTGTGGTTGTTATTCACCTTTACTTCAACCGTACCATATCCTACATAAGAGAACAGGAGGCTGCCGCTGGCAGGTGCGTGGATGGTAAAAGCGCCGGCGTTATCTGTAGCAGTACCGGTTTTAGTACCTTTTACCTGTACAGACACGCCAGGTAAAGGAGCATTGGTGCCTGTTTCCGTCACCTGTCCTTTTACTGTTATAAGGTCGGTGCTTTGGGCAGTTTGCGCGTTAGCCCGGAAATGAAGCGGAATAAGAAACAGGAACAGGCAGCAAAAAAGAACGCCTTTCGCATTTCTACAGCGTATGCTGGACGATCCCGGACTGTATAGAGATGATGTTTTTCTCATTTGGTTGAACGTTTTTATTACTGACAATATAAATGACATCACAAGGAAGTGAATTCAAATATAAACAAAATCGCAATAAACAAAAGTATTTTCGAAAAGTTTCGTAAAATATTTATTAAAATTCGAAAGGTTTCAAAAGAAATAAATAAAAGTAAAATATGTATTATAATGGCAATAACAAGTATATAGCAAGCAACCCGGCTATACAAAGTAGTATCTTTCAAAATAAAAAAGGAGAATTGAAATAGAACAGGAAATGAAAGCACGAATTTAATGTTACCGAGTAATTATTTTCATATCTTTGCTTTCTATCGACTTTTCAATGCAAATCAACAATTACAACAAAGAAACGAAAGCAGAAATAGCATTGAACTATAAAGCCCTAAGAAACTTCATATGGATTTGAAAAAAGTAACTTCCACCGTTGAACGCCGTATGTTGATCCTCGAAAAATTAGATGCTGAAGGACAACTCGATGTAACTTCTTTAAGTAAAGATCTAAGCGTAAGCGAGGTAACCATTCGCAATGACCTGAACTGGCTGGAGAATAAAAACATGCTGATCAGGGCCCGCGGTGGCGCCATAAAAGCAGAACGCGTAGGCGCTGAATTTTCCCTGTCTGAAAAAAATAAACTTCATTACCAGGAAAAACTGCGGATCGGTAAAGCAGCGGCATCCCTCGTAGAAAACGGCGATACCATTATACTCGACTCCGGTACAACGACCCTTGAAATCAATAACAACCTTTCCAATATTGAATCATTAACAGTAATCACCAACGCACTCAATATTGCTAACCGGTTAGTAGAACATGAACATGTGAATGTGATCGTTCCCGGCGGACTATTAAGAAAAAATTCGTTGTCGCTTGTTGGTGCTACTGCGGAAGAAAGCTTTAAAAACTATTTCTGCGATAAACTATTCCTTGCAGTGGACGGCTTCAGCACCTTACACGGCCTGTCTACCCCCAATGTAGAAGAAGCACATCTAAACAGGGTGATGATCTCTATTGCCAAACAGGTAATTGTAGTAACTGATTCCAGTAAGTTTTACAAAAGAAGCTTCGCTTTTATTGCGCCGATAACAGATATAGATATTGTCGTAACAGATCCAGGTATTCCGGAAGAAGATAAAAAACGGCTGGAAACAGCGGGGATTAAGGTGATCATTGTTTAGGTCATGGCTCCTGCCCTGTTGATTAAATAAGAAAATGGAGAAGGGTTGTTTCAATTAGCATTGAAACAACCCTTCTCCATTTTATCTCCAACATTTACAGATTTCCTTTCTTCAATTCACTGACTGCATAATCAGCCGCTCTTGCCGTGAGCGCCATATACGTAAGAGAAGGATTTTGGGTAGATGTAGAGGTCATGCAGGCGCCATCTGTTACAAATACGTTGCGGCATGTATGCAACTGGTTCCATTCATTGAGCAAGGAAGTAGCCGGATCTTTTCCCATCCTTACACCGCCCATCTCATGAATATCAAGCCCCGGCGCCATTTCAGACTTCTCTGTCTTTATATTTTTAAAGCCTGCTGCTGTAAACATTTCTGAGAGCTGCTCGAAATAATCATTCCGCATCTTTTCATCATTATCATCATAGTCTACAGCCACTTTCAGTAATGGAATTCCCCAGGCATCTTTCTGTGTTGCATCCAGCGTTACCTTGTTGCTTTCTTTCGGGATGGTTTCGCCCATCATATGAGAACCGACGCGCCAGGGGCCCAGCGTGGATTTCAGCAGATTCCCTTTCAGGTTTCCGCCTACACCACTCGTATCCTGGGAGGAACTTCTGTAGCCTCCCAAACCGGCAGCATAGCCACGAAGAAAGCCTGTTTCCTGTTTGAAAACATTCCTAAAACGTGGTATGTATCCGGAAGAAGGTGATCGTCCATCCGTTGTAAATTCTTTCAGCCCATCGTACTCAGCGTTGATACGCGCACTATAATTGTGAAAAGCCAGGTACTTCCCCATCAGACCATTGTCGTTGCCCAATCCTGTTGGGAAACGGGAAGAGGTGGAATTCAACAATAGCAGGTTTGTATTCATCGTGCTAGCATTCACAAAAATAACCTTTGCATAAAAGTCAATTTCTTCCTTTGTTTGTGAATCAATTACTTTAACGCCTTTCGCTTTACCTAATTGTTCGTCATATATCACTGAATGCACCACGGAAAATGGCCGTAAGGTCATATTCCCTGTTCGTTGCGCCCAGGGCAGTGTGGAAGAATTACTACTGAAGTAGCCACCAAATGGGCATCCCCGCTGACAAAGGGTGCGGTTCTGACATTTGGCGCGCCCCTGCTCAAAATGAATCGGCTCGGGTTTCGACAAATGCGCACAGCGTGAACTGATCACATGCCGGTCAGTATATTTTTTCTTTAATGACTTACTAAAATAATCTTCCACCGCGTTCAACGGGTAAGCAGGCAGAAACTCCCCATCAGGCAAAGACGCAAGCCCGTCTTTATTCCCGGAGATACCGGCAAATTTTTCTACATGACTATACCAGGGAGCCAGGTCTTTATAGCGAATAGGCCAGTCAACCGCAAAACCATCGCGGGCAGGCCCTTCAAAATCAT
The Chitinophaga sp. MM2321 DNA segment above includes these coding regions:
- a CDS encoding RagB/SusD family nutrient uptake outer membrane protein, whose product is MSYRNLMAIMVIVLIGSCFSSCKKFLESNPVSQVSEDNFYKTEADFRQAVVGAYSAFSQVYHGNSYYCLLVDLRADNTTELTAGGDGNDAKRNIDEFLEVPDNEHLTAFWQNSYILISRVNNIISRIDASAIDDQFKQQYASESKVLRALAYFNLVRLFGDVPLVTSPITDIDGSYKIGRTPVADVYTQIIKDLTEAAAALPPSYDDATIGKATLGAAQSLLGIVYLTQKNYPAAVAEFKKVVDAKTFSLLPVYADLFKAGQQGNKEAIWQVQFKTGTSGLGSNFPNHFAPTGSEGITIPSGGAYGFNQPTEDIANAYTTGDVRRNNIADGYTKDGAFVAAKYIRGYVDRETGGGYQDSGADWYVLRYADILLMYAEALNEADKAPGNEAYRCINLVRERAGLGDLSGLNYTTFKAAVYNEERLESPFEGHRWFDLLRTDRGMEVMNAKVSQGAGSSSVGISKPIQKFQLLYPIPAIVVSTSGAAVIKQNDGY
- a CDS encoding TonB-dependent receptor, which translates into the protein MRKTSSLYSPGSSSIRCRNAKGVLFCCLFLFLIPLHFRANAQTAQSTDLITVKGQVTETGTNAPLPGVSVQVKGTKTGTATDNAGAFTIHAPASGSLLFSYVGYGTVEVKVNNNHTINTALEKGSSALNTVVVVGYGTQTKKDITGSVVSVGAKQLQDRAVLSFSEALTGQVAGVQVQQTSAAPGGGISLKIRGTGSITAGNSPLYVVDGVPLDNSVNTAAAQGGDIGDQSPVNPLAAINPGDIQSIDILKDAAATAIYGSRGSNGVVLITTKQGVAGKSQINFSASVGWQDIAKKVPVMTNEEYSQRQIDARNMDWVHAGGNANDPNSVRNSPAYKIAEEFKNPGSLPTTNWSDLLFRKALTQNYQLSSSGGTENLKYYISGNYQNQDGIIINSGYKKYAFRSNIDAKVSNRVRVGLRLAPSYTSNNIAIAGGIADYGAIATTVLSTPSLYPTHNADGSYATAYTLHFDDGTTQAINYNNPLAFGKGIQNTMNQFSTVGSIFAEVDVAKNLTFKTSINTDVNIFNNNRFSPSYITVNPSAGRSYSATNVSWINENTLTYNNTFGKHNLNVLAGVTEQKSTFNSTAVNANSFPNDLVPTLNAGIVTGGSSLKSQWTLLSLLGRVNYNYDQKYLVTATFRRDGSSRFGANNKWGAFPSASLGWRIGQEEFMRPLKAVSELKIRASYGLIGNNQIPDYAAIGLINSYNYILGVGDGNVANGLAVSNLGNPDLGWEQAKEFDLGLDLGLFENRINLTVDYYNKLTSNLLLNVPVPLMTGFETYLRNLGALRNKGLEIGLETRNIAKQQFTWTTNINVSFNSNNVESLGPNSTPIIVANRAQENSLTHITQVGSTLGSYYGYIFDGIFQTQSEIDKSAHLPGTYAGDAKFRDLNNDGVINDQDKTIIGNNIPKVTYGINNSLTYRNFDLGILLQGVQGADVINLMKRSNYYQVGAEFKDYWKSPEQPGDGKTFQPGLSANNRTISSWLIEDASFLRIKNVTFGYRFNKVLSGTFVKSARVFLNVQNLWTFTRYSGYNPEVNTTEGDPWISSALTPGIDYGTYPVARTIAFGLNVGF
- the agaR gene encoding transcriptional repressor AgaR, whose amino-acid sequence is MDLKKVTSTVERRMLILEKLDAEGQLDVTSLSKDLSVSEVTIRNDLNWLENKNMLIRARGGAIKAERVGAEFSLSEKNKLHYQEKLRIGKAAASLVENGDTIILDSGTTTLEINNNLSNIESLTVITNALNIANRLVEHEHVNVIVPGGLLRKNSLSLVGATAEESFKNYFCDKLFLAVDGFSTLHGLSTPNVEEAHLNRVMISIAKQVIVVTDSSKFYKRSFAFIAPITDIDIVVTDPGIPEEDKKRLETAGIKVIIV
- a CDS encoding GMC family oxidoreductase is translated as MANLNIKSEKERTYDVIVIGSGISGGWAAKEFSEKGLKTLVLERGRDVKHNIDYPTTNKFPYEFEHRGELTTEIKEANPIVSRCYAFREDALHFFVKDAEHPYIQEKPFDWIRGYQVGGKSLMWARQTQRWSEYDFEGPARDGFAVDWPIRYKDLAPWYSHVEKFAGISGNKDGLASLPDGEFLPAYPLNAVEDYFSKSLKKKYTDRHVISSRCAHLSKPEPIHFEQGRAKCQNRTLCQRGCPFGGYFSSNSSTLPWAQRTGNMTLRPFSVVHSVIYDEQLGKAKGVKVIDSQTKEEIDFYAKVIFVNASTMNTNLLLLNSTSSRFPTGLGNDNGLMGKYLAFHNYSARINAEYDGLKEFTTDGRSPSSGYIPRFRNVFKQETGFLRGYAAGLGGYRSSSQDTSGVGGNLKGNLLKSTLGPWRVGSHMMGETIPKESNKVTLDATQKDAWGIPLLKVAVDYDDNDEKMRNDYFEQLSEMFTAAGFKNIKTEKSEMAPGLDIHEMGGVRMGKDPATSLLNEWNQLHTCRNVFVTDGACMTSTSTQNPSLTYMALTARAADYAVSELKKGNL